One Halioglobus japonicus DNA segment encodes these proteins:
- the mraY gene encoding phospho-N-acetylmuramoyl-pentapeptide-transferase, whose product MLLLLAEYLSQFEGGFQVFQYLTLRGILAAGTALAISLIVGPYMIRKLSYYQVGQAVRDDGPQSHLSKAGTPTMGGALILVAIAISTLLWADLRNVYVWIALMVTAVFGAVGWVDDYRKVVEKDSRGLPARWKYFWQSVAGLAAALYMYFYIDTPVTTELYVPFIKDFAWNMGPLFILLTYFVIVGSSNAVNLTDGLDGLAIMPTVMVGGALGIIAYLTGHVNFAEYLQIPYVAGSGEMAVFCGSIAGAGLGFLWFNTYPAQVFMGDVGALALGAALGTVAVITRHEIVFFVMGGIFVLETVSVILQVASFKLTGKRIFRMAPIHHHFELKGWPEPRVIVRFWIITVMLVLFGLATLKLR is encoded by the coding sequence ATGCTGCTATTGCTTGCTGAATATCTGAGTCAGTTTGAGGGCGGGTTCCAGGTCTTTCAATACCTGACACTGCGCGGCATTCTGGCGGCGGGAACGGCACTGGCTATTTCCCTTATCGTCGGCCCCTACATGATCCGTAAGCTCAGCTACTACCAGGTGGGACAGGCTGTGCGCGACGACGGGCCGCAAAGCCATTTGAGCAAGGCCGGCACGCCGACCATGGGGGGTGCGCTGATTCTGGTGGCGATAGCGATCTCCACACTGTTGTGGGCGGATTTGCGCAATGTTTATGTGTGGATTGCGCTAATGGTGACCGCGGTATTTGGCGCGGTTGGCTGGGTGGATGACTATCGCAAGGTGGTGGAGAAAGACTCCCGGGGCCTGCCTGCCCGCTGGAAGTACTTCTGGCAATCCGTGGCGGGCCTTGCGGCCGCGTTGTACATGTATTTCTACATTGATACACCGGTGACCACTGAGCTGTATGTGCCCTTTATTAAAGACTTTGCCTGGAATATGGGGCCGCTCTTCATCTTGCTCACCTACTTCGTGATTGTCGGCTCCAGCAATGCGGTCAACCTGACCGATGGTCTCGACGGGCTGGCAATCATGCCTACCGTGATGGTGGGCGGTGCGCTGGGCATTATTGCCTACCTCACCGGCCACGTGAATTTCGCCGAGTACCTGCAAATTCCCTATGTCGCCGGTAGCGGTGAAATGGCGGTCTTCTGCGGCAGCATCGCCGGTGCGGGGCTTGGCTTCCTGTGGTTTAACACCTATCCCGCCCAGGTCTTTATGGGTGACGTGGGTGCACTGGCACTGGGTGCGGCACTGGGTACGGTGGCGGTTATTACGCGCCACGAGATTGTGTTCTTTGTGATGGGCGGCATTTTTGTGTTGGAGACTGTGTCCGTGATTCTGCAGGTGGCGTCTTTCAAGCTTACCGGTAAGCGGATCTTCCGCATGGCGCCCATTCATCATCACTTTGAATTGAAAGGCTGGCCCGAACCACGGGTCATTGTGCGCTTCTGGATTATTACCGTCATGCTGGTTCTGTTTGGGCTGGCGACGCTGAAGTTGAGATAA
- a CDS encoding UDP-N-acetylmuramoyl-tripeptide--D-alanyl-D-alanine ligase, translated as MMRAYSLSELREPLQATLQGEDCTIEGVSTDSRDIAAGDLFVALKGENFDGHDYLERAANSGAIAALVSDSADVSMPCLTVADTERGLGLLGAYNRAQFDGPLVAITGSSGKTTVKGIVQSVLSQRGETLATDGNFNNEIGVPLTLLRLTPSAEFAVVEMGAAGKGHIRWLCDIGRPTVSVLLNAMPAHLDGFGSVEQVADAKAEIYDGLDGAGVAVINADQPWADSWRQRAAQARVVDYSIVSGAAEVSLVQARSRGIEGSELRISTPRGEFDTTIALPGEHNHSNALAGVAVGLACGLSLDEIAAGIAAVQPVSGRLSAARNAAGTLVIDDCYNANPGSVRAAMKTLAETAGRRTIVLGAMRELGADSASLHRDMGEYAQQLGLEQFWGVGEELRDATEAFGAGGRWFADCAAVLEALPGAFGTEDAVLIKGSRGARMERVLEGLMVRRGGGEH; from the coding sequence ATGATGCGGGCCTATAGCCTCAGTGAATTGCGCGAACCCCTGCAGGCAACACTGCAGGGCGAGGATTGCACTATCGAAGGCGTATCCACCGATAGCCGCGATATAGCCGCCGGCGATTTGTTTGTTGCCCTCAAGGGTGAAAATTTTGACGGCCATGACTATCTCGAGCGCGCTGCCAATAGCGGAGCTATTGCGGCGCTGGTAAGTGATAGCGCCGACGTGTCGATGCCCTGCCTGACGGTGGCTGATACCGAGCGTGGCCTGGGCTTGTTGGGAGCCTATAACCGCGCCCAGTTCGATGGCCCGCTGGTGGCGATCACCGGCAGTTCCGGTAAGACCACGGTCAAAGGCATTGTGCAGTCGGTATTGTCGCAGCGGGGTGAAACCCTGGCGACAGACGGCAACTTTAACAACGAAATCGGTGTACCCCTGACGCTGCTGCGTTTAACGCCGTCGGCGGAGTTTGCGGTGGTGGAAATGGGCGCGGCAGGCAAGGGTCATATTCGCTGGCTGTGTGACATTGGTCGGCCAACGGTATCGGTGCTGCTCAACGCCATGCCTGCCCACCTGGATGGTTTTGGCAGTGTCGAGCAGGTCGCTGACGCTAAGGCGGAAATCTACGATGGTCTGGATGGTGCAGGTGTCGCGGTGATTAATGCGGATCAACCCTGGGCAGACAGCTGGCGTCAGCGTGCCGCACAGGCGCGGGTTGTCGACTACTCCATCGTTTCCGGTGCGGCTGAGGTCAGTCTCGTTCAAGCGCGCTCTCGCGGCATCGAGGGCAGTGAATTGCGGATTTCCACGCCCCGGGGCGAGTTCGATACAACTATTGCATTGCCGGGTGAACACAACCACAGCAATGCCCTGGCCGGTGTTGCGGTTGGCCTGGCCTGCGGGTTGAGCCTGGATGAAATCGCGGCTGGTATCGCTGCGGTGCAGCCTGTGTCAGGCCGCTTGTCTGCGGCGCGCAACGCCGCTGGCACACTGGTCATCGACGATTGTTACAACGCAAACCCGGGATCTGTCCGGGCCGCCATGAAGACCCTGGCAGAGACGGCGGGTCGACGCACCATCGTGCTGGGTGCCATGCGTGAGCTGGGCGCCGATAGTGCCAGCCTGCACCGCGATATGGGTGAATATGCGCAGCAATTGGGTTTGGAACAGTTCTGGGGCGTCGGTGAGGAATTGCGCGATGCAACCGAGGCATTTGGTGCGGGCGGTCGGTGGTTTGCTGATTGCGCCGCGGTGCTCGAGGCATTGCCCGGCGCTTTCGGCACCGAGGATGCGGTATTGATCAAGGGCTCACGCGGTGCGCGTATGGAGCGCGTGTTGGAAGGGCTTATGGTGCGCCGTGGTGGGGGAGAACACTGA
- a CDS encoding UDP-N-acetylmuramoyl-L-alanyl-D-glutamate--2,6-diaminopimelate ligase, whose product MALAELIASPGCEGGATAVRGIELDSRKVQPGDVFLAMPGELHDGRQFIEQAVANGASAVIAEPPVAGFVDAVPVPLVELPELQQESGYLAARFFGEPSSALHMVGVTGTNGKTTTSRLVAQLMRALGKPCGVIGTLGASLEDGVAQGGNTTPDAVSLQRQLAAWVDEQVLAVCMEVSSHALVQGRVNGVAFETAVFTNLSRDHLDYHGSMEAYGRAKLALFDTDGLRQVLVNADDPFSARILDVIGPDVQAYRYSLQDASADVVIEQTGFANGRVHGRMRTPWGEGDFASPLVGHFNLSNLAAAVAAVVLEGEELEHVLAAVADLQPVPGRMQAIENSLGFQVVVDYAHTPDALEQALVALRPYVSGQLITVFGCGGDRDPGKRQVMGRIACARSDRVVVTSDNPRGEDPAAILADIETGCSGKYMLEVDRKKAIEAAVGLARPGDCVVIAGKGHEDYQIINGEKLYFSDEAEARSALQMRASV is encoded by the coding sequence ATGGCGCTGGCTGAGCTTATTGCAAGCCCTGGCTGCGAGGGTGGGGCAACTGCGGTGCGCGGCATTGAGCTGGATAGCCGTAAAGTCCAGCCAGGCGATGTATTTCTGGCGATGCCGGGCGAACTGCACGACGGCCGGCAGTTTATTGAGCAGGCTGTGGCCAACGGCGCTAGCGCAGTGATTGCCGAGCCGCCGGTGGCCGGTTTTGTAGATGCAGTGCCGGTGCCGCTGGTTGAGCTGCCGGAATTGCAGCAGGAGTCCGGTTACCTGGCGGCGAGATTCTTCGGTGAGCCTTCAAGCGCGTTGCACATGGTGGGCGTCACGGGTACCAACGGTAAGACCACAACCAGTCGTCTGGTGGCGCAACTGATGAGGGCGCTGGGTAAACCCTGTGGCGTGATTGGTACGCTGGGAGCAAGCCTGGAAGATGGCGTGGCGCAGGGCGGTAATACCACGCCGGATGCCGTGTCACTGCAGCGCCAGTTGGCGGCCTGGGTCGACGAGCAAGTGCTTGCCGTATGTATGGAAGTGTCTTCGCATGCGCTGGTGCAGGGTCGGGTGAATGGCGTGGCCTTTGAGACAGCGGTCTTCACTAATCTTTCGCGCGACCACCTCGACTACCACGGGAGCATGGAAGCCTACGGGCGGGCCAAACTGGCCTTATTCGACACCGACGGCCTGCGCCAGGTGCTGGTGAATGCAGATGATCCGTTCTCTGCCCGTATTCTTGATGTCATAGGGCCTGACGTGCAGGCCTACCGCTACTCCTTACAAGACGCCTCCGCTGACGTTGTCATCGAGCAGACAGGCTTTGCGAATGGCCGTGTCCATGGCCGTATGCGCACGCCCTGGGGCGAGGGTGACTTCGCCAGCCCGTTGGTCGGTCACTTCAATCTCTCTAACCTGGCTGCTGCAGTGGCAGCGGTGGTGCTGGAGGGAGAAGAGCTGGAACACGTACTTGCTGCCGTGGCCGATCTGCAACCTGTTCCCGGACGCATGCAGGCCATCGAAAACTCGCTGGGTTTTCAGGTAGTGGTGGATTACGCGCACACGCCCGATGCCCTGGAGCAGGCGCTGGTGGCACTGCGCCCCTACGTAAGCGGCCAGCTCATCACCGTATTTGGCTGCGGCGGCGACCGTGATCCCGGCAAGCGCCAGGTGATGGGGCGCATAGCCTGTGCCCGCTCCGACCGGGTGGTTGTCACCAGTGATAACCCCCGAGGCGAGGATCCCGCTGCCATCCTGGCGGATATTGAAACCGGATGCAGCGGCAAATACATGTTGGAAGTGGATCGCAAAAAGGCTATCGAGGCTGCCGTTGGTCTGGCCCGGCCTGGCGACTGTGTGGTGATTGCCGGCAAGGGGCACGAGGACTACCAGATTATTAACGGTGAAAAATTGTATTTCTCTGATGAGGCCGAGGCCCGCAGTGCGCTGCAAATGAGGGCCTCAGTATGA
- a CDS encoding peptidoglycan D,D-transpeptidase FtsI family protein, which translates to MKTARKKSVPAAISMWRLYLVAFALLCMAVVLIGRVLSLQILDTERGYSFLQNQGDARSLRSAEIPAYRGVITDRHGEPLAVSTPVVSIWANPRHLDRERLPELAAALGMSLSSLRERVARYEGKQFMYLARHRVPHEAREILAKRIAGVYGEREYRRFYPAGEVAAQLVGFTNLDDEGIAGMEVAYDEHLRGVPGKKKYIKDLKGQMVRDIGVVQPARPGKPLRLSIDLRLQHLQHRELAKAVTAAGAESGTVVTLDAHTGEVLAMVNYPVFNPNSRKNMKGGTTRNRAVTDTYEPGSTMKTLTLVAALESGLYTTETMIDTSPGWIRVGPKTYPDPRNYGDISLSRVIEKSSQVGVTKLAVELGHEPIWEVFSRFGIGQPLGTGFPGESAGLLPNRPRWYSTEKISLAFGYGITATPLQLARAYSAFANNGVMQEVSLLAHDGVPEEGVQVVSPDVAAQVLTVLGRVTGDNGTARKARVAGHQVGGKTGTVHKVGPQGYVDNAYVALFAGVAPVDDPRVVTVVVINDPQGESYGGGAAAAPVFSAVTQGALRLLGVTPTELPEEVAVAGAGRGGAA; encoded by the coding sequence ATGAAAACGGCCAGGAAGAAGTCTGTGCCTGCGGCGATCTCCATGTGGCGCCTGTATCTGGTTGCCTTTGCGTTGCTGTGCATGGCGGTGGTGCTGATTGGGCGGGTGCTGTCACTGCAGATTCTCGATACAGAGCGCGGCTACTCGTTCCTGCAGAATCAGGGGGATGCTCGCTCATTGCGCAGTGCCGAAATTCCCGCCTATCGCGGTGTGATTACCGATCGCCACGGCGAGCCTCTGGCGGTAAGCACACCGGTGGTGTCTATCTGGGCCAATCCGCGTCACCTGGATAGAGAGCGCCTGCCCGAACTTGCCGCAGCATTGGGGATGAGTCTGTCCTCCCTGCGCGAGCGGGTGGCGAGGTATGAAGGTAAGCAGTTTATGTACCTGGCTCGTCACCGCGTACCCCATGAGGCGCGCGAGATTCTTGCCAAGCGTATTGCCGGTGTTTATGGCGAGCGGGAATACCGCCGCTTCTACCCCGCAGGTGAGGTGGCCGCGCAGTTGGTGGGCTTTACCAACCTGGACGATGAAGGCATTGCCGGTATGGAGGTGGCTTATGACGAGCACCTTCGCGGCGTGCCGGGCAAGAAGAAGTACATCAAGGATCTGAAGGGGCAGATGGTCCGCGATATCGGCGTCGTGCAGCCTGCCCGTCCGGGCAAGCCGCTGCGCTTGAGTATCGACCTGCGCTTACAGCATCTTCAGCATCGCGAGCTGGCCAAGGCCGTGACGGCAGCGGGTGCAGAGAGCGGCACGGTGGTGACGCTGGACGCGCATACCGGTGAAGTTTTGGCCATGGTGAACTACCCGGTCTTCAACCCCAATAGCCGCAAGAACATGAAGGGCGGAACCACGCGCAACCGGGCGGTAACGGATACCTATGAGCCAGGGTCGACCATGAAAACCCTGACGCTGGTGGCCGCCCTGGAAAGCGGCCTATATACCACCGAGACCATGATTGATACTTCGCCCGGTTGGATTCGGGTGGGGCCAAAGACCTATCCAGACCCGCGCAACTATGGCGATATCAGCCTCTCGCGGGTCATCGAGAAATCCAGCCAGGTGGGCGTGACCAAGCTGGCGGTCGAGCTGGGGCATGAGCCTATCTGGGAAGTCTTTAGTCGCTTCGGTATCGGCCAGCCCCTGGGTACAGGCTTCCCCGGCGAAAGCGCAGGCCTGCTGCCAAACCGCCCGCGCTGGTATTCGACCGAGAAAATTTCCCTGGCCTTTGGTTACGGCATTACTGCAACACCTTTGCAATTGGCCCGCGCTTACAGTGCCTTCGCCAATAATGGCGTGATGCAGGAAGTGTCCTTGCTGGCCCACGATGGTGTACCCGAAGAGGGTGTACAGGTGGTAAGCCCCGATGTGGCCGCCCAGGTTCTGACAGTATTGGGGCGGGTCACCGGTGACAATGGTACTGCGCGCAAGGCGCGTGTGGCCGGTCACCAGGTCGGCGGAAAGACCGGTACGGTTCACAAGGTGGGTCCGCAGGGGTATGTCGACAACGCCTATGTGGCGCTGTTTGCCGGCGTTGCACCGGTCGACGATCCCCGGGTGGTCACCGTGGTGGTGATTAACGATCCGCAGGGCGAATCCTACGGCGGTGGTGCTGCAGCAGCGCCGGTCTTCTCCGCTGTGACCCAGGGTGCGCTGCGCCTGCTGGGTGTGACTCCGACTGAACTGCCCGAAGAAGTGGCCGTTGCCGGCGCCGGGCGCGGAGGTGCAGCGTGA
- the ftsL gene encoding cell division protein FtsL, with amino-acid sequence MSPRVKGKKMMTAAVSGQAPARRAPLFWGNLVLAVLVLGSAFAVIHSTHACRDLYTHLQALEARQWHLQEDYGRLLLEESTWASHYRVEKVARSELKMAEPDLARYEVVGR; translated from the coding sequence ATGAGCCCGCGAGTCAAAGGCAAGAAGATGATGACCGCCGCCGTGAGTGGGCAGGCACCTGCCCGGCGTGCACCGCTGTTCTGGGGCAATTTGGTGCTGGCCGTCCTGGTATTGGGCTCAGCTTTTGCCGTAATTCATTCAACGCACGCCTGTCGTGATCTGTATACCCACTTGCAGGCGCTGGAGGCGCGTCAGTGGCATCTGCAGGAAGACTACGGACGTCTGCTGCTCGAGGAGAGCACCTGGGCATCACATTATCGGGTTGAGAAAGTGGCGCGATCCGAGCTGAAAATGGCTGAGCCTGATCTGGCTCGCTATGAAGTGGTGGGTCGATGA
- the rsmH gene encoding 16S rRNA (cytosine(1402)-N(4))-methyltransferase RsmH — MHLTVLLREATDALVTAPSGFYVDGTFGRGGHSRAVLDCLADDGRLLGVDKDPVAIDSARELATTDSRFSFYHGSFADLPSHLHEIGADQVDGILVDLGVSSPQLDEADRGFSFLHDGPLDMRMDTTSGQTAAEWLMSAEEQDIARALKEYGEERFAKRIAAAIVAARQEAPLTTTGQLARIVSEANPRWEKHKHPATRAFQGIRIQVNRELDDLRDLLDGALDVLRVGGRLVVISFHSLEDRMVKRYMRDMARGEQLPPGVPVTDAALNRRMKLVGKAVKASADELGENVRARSAVMRVAEKIA, encoded by the coding sequence ATGCATCTGACAGTACTGCTACGAGAGGCAACTGACGCTCTGGTAACGGCGCCCAGTGGTTTCTACGTCGATGGCACTTTTGGCCGCGGTGGACACAGCCGCGCGGTGCTGGACTGTCTCGCCGACGACGGCCGGCTGTTAGGTGTTGATAAAGATCCCGTCGCGATTGACTCCGCTCGAGAGCTCGCAACCACTGACTCCCGCTTCAGCTTCTATCACGGCTCATTTGCCGACCTCCCTTCCCACTTGCACGAGATCGGCGCTGACCAGGTCGATGGTATTCTCGTGGATCTCGGCGTTTCCAGCCCCCAATTGGACGAGGCCGATCGCGGCTTCAGCTTCCTGCATGACGGCCCACTCGACATGCGTATGGATACCACATCCGGTCAAACTGCTGCCGAGTGGCTAATGTCTGCCGAAGAGCAGGATATCGCCCGGGCGCTTAAGGAGTACGGCGAGGAGCGTTTTGCCAAGCGTATCGCAGCGGCGATTGTCGCGGCTCGGCAAGAAGCGCCCCTGACCACCACAGGCCAGCTGGCGCGTATCGTCAGCGAGGCGAACCCCCGCTGGGAAAAGCACAAGCATCCTGCAACACGGGCGTTTCAGGGCATTCGCATTCAGGTGAATCGTGAGTTGGACGATCTGCGTGATCTGCTCGACGGCGCGCTCGATGTGTTGAGAGTCGGCGGGCGCCTGGTCGTGATCAGCTTCCATTCGCTGGAAGATCGCATGGTCAAGCGCTACATGCGCGATATGGCTCGCGGCGAGCAGTTGCCTCCCGGCGTTCCGGTCACCGATGCGGCACTGAATCGCCGTATGAAGTTGGTTGGCAAGGCCGTGAAGGCCAGCGCGGATGAGTTGGGCGAGAACGTCAGGGCGCGCAGCGCGGTCATGCGTGTGGCGGAGAAAATCGCATGA
- the mraZ gene encoding division/cell wall cluster transcriptional repressor MraZ translates to MFRGVQHISMDAKGRLAMPARQREPLLSQCEGKIVVTIDTQTACLAVYPLPEWERIEREIQALPALKPAIKRFQRLVLGYATDIDLDASGRMLLPQSLRDYAELEKKLVLVGQGNKMEIWSEALWMAEREQALADAGPLTEVPDELLSLTL, encoded by the coding sequence GTGTTTCGTGGAGTACAGCACATATCAATGGATGCGAAAGGACGCCTGGCAATGCCGGCGCGTCAGCGCGAGCCGTTGCTGTCTCAGTGCGAAGGCAAAATTGTTGTCACCATTGATACCCAAACCGCCTGTCTGGCGGTCTATCCCCTGCCAGAATGGGAGCGCATCGAGCGCGAAATCCAGGCGTTGCCGGCTCTGAAGCCCGCAATCAAACGTTTCCAGCGCCTGGTACTCGGCTATGCCACCGATATTGACCTGGATGCCAGTGGGCGCATGTTGCTGCCCCAGTCCCTGCGCGACTACGCCGAGCTGGAGAAAAAGCTCGTGCTGGTCGGGCAGGGCAACAAGATGGAGATCTGGTCTGAAGCATTGTGGATGGCCGAACGGGAGCAGGCGCTGGCGGATGCAGGTCCGCTAACCGAGGTTCCCGACGAATTATTGTCGCTGACACTGTAG
- the rsmI gene encoding 16S rRNA (cytidine(1402)-2'-O)-methyltransferase, giving the protein MYIVATPIGNLGDMGQRAIEVLAGADLIAAEDTRHSARLLQHFGVTTPAIPYHEHSGDRTPERIMQTLAEGGAVALISDAGTPLISDPGYRLVRDVQSAGYPVVAIPGPCAAIAALSACGLPTDRFRFEGFLPARAGPREQRLQCLVDESATLVFYEAPHRVLEVLGAMAAVFGEEREAVLVRELTKTFETLRRAPLAELEAFVASDANQQKGEIVLVIAGRDERDVTLDAATAKLLQRLAEEMPGKKAAAIVAEHTGLRKRELYDYLLAQKG; this is encoded by the coding sequence TTGTATATTGTTGCAACACCCATCGGTAATCTCGGCGACATGGGGCAGCGGGCGATAGAGGTATTGGCGGGCGCTGACCTGATCGCCGCCGAAGATACGCGGCACAGCGCCCGGCTGTTGCAGCACTTTGGGGTGACCACGCCTGCTATCCCCTATCACGAACACAGTGGTGACCGTACCCCCGAGCGGATCATGCAAACCCTCGCTGAAGGTGGTGCGGTGGCGCTGATCTCCGATGCCGGTACGCCGCTGATTTCTGACCCGGGGTATCGTCTGGTCAGGGACGTACAGTCTGCGGGTTACCCGGTCGTCGCAATTCCCGGCCCCTGTGCAGCGATCGCCGCGCTCAGTGCTTGCGGTCTGCCCACTGATCGCTTCCGTTTTGAAGGCTTTCTGCCCGCCCGAGCCGGCCCTCGGGAGCAGCGGTTGCAGTGCCTGGTGGACGAATCGGCCACGCTGGTGTTTTACGAGGCGCCGCACCGCGTCCTTGAAGTGCTCGGGGCAATGGCGGCGGTGTTCGGGGAAGAGCGTGAGGCGGTACTGGTGCGCGAGCTGACCAAAACCTTTGAGACTTTGCGCCGGGCGCCGCTAGCTGAGTTGGAGGCGTTTGTTGCGAGCGACGCCAATCAGCAAAAAGGTGAAATTGTCTTAGTGATTGCCGGCCGCGATGAGCGCGATGTCACCCTGGATGCGGCCACGGCGAAGTTGCTGCAGCGTCTGGCCGAGGAAATGCCCGGCAAAAAAGCCGCTGCTATCGTTGCGGAGCACACGGGGCTCAGAAAACGTGAACTCTATGACTATTTACTTGCGCAGAAGGGATAG
- a CDS encoding penicillin-binding protein activator, with protein sequence MGRQNGAGPARALADTGGSFSSAIAYTGQDDYSASIKNGLGIASSEARRRQIRDMLAEPVEFTPRRREDVDAIFLLARNAAEARSLKPLLAFHYAGALPVYATSSVYHGSPDERDRDLNGLNLVELPWLLGSSPALQAGLADGGNNAYPRLNALGVDAYLLQSRFLQLQAGPDLLIRGNTGLLSLNPQLQIERELVPAEFDRGRVTPR encoded by the coding sequence ATGGGGCGACAAAATGGAGCAGGCCCTGCGCGAGCGCTGGCAGACACTGGGGGCAGCTTTAGCAGTGCCATTGCATACACCGGCCAGGACGATTATTCCGCCAGCATCAAGAACGGCCTGGGCATCGCCAGCAGCGAGGCCCGTCGACGCCAGATCCGTGACATGCTCGCAGAACCGGTGGAATTTACCCCGCGCCGCCGCGAGGATGTCGACGCCATCTTCCTGCTGGCACGCAATGCCGCAGAAGCCCGCTCGCTTAAACCGTTGCTGGCCTTTCACTACGCTGGCGCACTGCCGGTTTACGCCACATCGAGCGTCTACCACGGCAGCCCCGACGAACGCGACCGGGACCTCAACGGCCTGAACCTGGTCGAACTCCCCTGGTTACTGGGCTCAAGTCCTGCGCTTCAGGCAGGGCTGGCAGACGGCGGCAACAACGCCTACCCCCGCCTGAACGCACTGGGTGTGGATGCTTATCTGTTGCAATCAAGATTCCTGCAACTCCAGGCTGGCCCTGATCTGCTAATTCGCGGCAACACGGGCCTGCTCAGCCTCAACCCGCAGCTACAGATTGAACGCGAGCTGGTGCCGGCTGAATTTGATAGAGGCAGGGTGACACCGCGCTGA
- a CDS encoding YraN family protein, translating to MSRDSYEQWAAHWLEQKGLQIVSRNYRCKLGEIDLIACDRGQLVFVEVRARSISRYARAPESVDQRKQDKLRRTALHYLLQRYQTTAVHCRFDVVAIEPRQSPDNPAVRWIRSAF from the coding sequence ATCTCTCGGGACAGTTACGAACAATGGGCAGCCCACTGGCTAGAGCAAAAGGGCTTGCAGATAGTGAGCAGAAACTATCGCTGCAAGCTGGGCGAAATCGACCTCATAGCATGTGACCGCGGCCAGCTGGTCTTTGTTGAAGTCCGTGCACGCAGCATCTCACGTTACGCCCGCGCCCCCGAGTCGGTCGATCAGCGAAAGCAAGACAAGCTGCGCAGAACCGCTCTCCACTACCTACTGCAACGCTATCAAACCACTGCCGTGCACTGCAGATTTGACGTGGTTGCCATTGAGCCGCGACAATCCCCCGACAACCCCGCCGTTCGCTGGATTCGTTCGGCCTTCTAA
- a CDS encoding D-sedoheptulose-7-phosphate isomerase yields the protein MDHYQIIAERFQGTLESAAMSVDQLADPIASAAELSTQALLQDRKIISCGSGVDAALAQLLCTSLLYSVGEERPALPALNICTDNSIPGSIPAAGRFSHSLRALGQEGDVLLAISSSLDPDPAILEALRCANDRGMTSLTLCAGAALADAHFSIAVNGTCRRTVVELHTMVLQTLCQLIEANLFGIGHS from the coding sequence GTGGACCACTACCAGATCATTGCTGAACGCTTTCAGGGCACACTCGAGAGCGCCGCCATGTCGGTGGATCAGCTCGCCGACCCCATCGCCAGTGCCGCCGAACTATCGACCCAGGCGCTGCTGCAGGACCGCAAAATTATCAGCTGTGGCAGCGGCGTGGACGCCGCCCTCGCCCAGCTGCTCTGCACCAGCCTGCTCTACAGCGTCGGCGAAGAGCGCCCGGCACTACCTGCGCTGAACATCTGTACCGACAACAGCATCCCCGGAAGCATTCCTGCCGCAGGGCGATTCAGCCACAGCTTGCGTGCCCTGGGACAGGAAGGCGACGTACTGCTTGCCATCAGCAGCAGCCTCGATCCGGACCCAGCCATACTAGAGGCACTGCGCTGCGCCAACGATCGCGGCATGACCAGCCTGACACTGTGCGCTGGCGCCGCTCTGGCCGATGCGCACTTTTCCATTGCGGTGAACGGAACCTGCCGGCGCACCGTGGTCGAATTACACACCATGGTGCTACAGACACTTTGCCAACTCATTGAAGCTAATTTATTCGGAATCGGACACTCATGA
- a CDS encoding BON domain-containing protein produces the protein MTQRLLQCLFLSSLLSLAGCGHMLASMESNTIEEDQGERTWGRLIEDDSIETKARVNIHAADEAFDNAHLNIVSYNGYVLLVGQVASEALKSKATDVVREIRGVRRIYNELEISAPSSGMTRTSDTWITTKVKSFLLGNTDIQGNRVKVVTENGVVYLMGLATREEAERIAAEASDIGGVQKVVKLFELID, from the coding sequence ATGACCCAACGCCTGCTGCAATGCCTCTTCCTGTCCTCGCTGCTAAGCCTAGCCGGTTGCGGCCACATGCTAGCTTCTATGGAATCCAACACCATCGAGGAGGATCAGGGCGAGCGCACCTGGGGCCGCCTGATTGAAGACGACAGCATAGAGACCAAAGCCAGGGTGAATATCCACGCCGCCGATGAAGCCTTTGACAATGCCCACCTGAACATCGTCAGCTACAACGGTTACGTTTTGCTGGTCGGCCAGGTCGCCTCCGAGGCACTCAAGAGCAAGGCAACGGATGTGGTCCGCGAGATTCGCGGTGTGCGACGCATCTACAATGAATTAGAAATTTCGGCGCCCAGTTCAGGCATGACCCGCACGTCAGACACCTGGATAACGACTAAAGTGAAATCGTTCCTGCTGGGCAATACCGATATCCAGGGGAACCGCGTCAAGGTGGTGACCGAGAACGGCGTGGTTTATCTTATGGGTCTGGCCACCCGCGAAGAAGCCGAGCGCATTGCGGCAGAGGCATCCGATATTGGTGGCGTGCAGAAAGTGGTAAAACTGTTTGAGCTCATCGATTAA